In Priestia megaterium NBRC 15308 = ATCC 14581, the following proteins share a genomic window:
- a CDS encoding DUF1232 domain-containing protein, translated as MSKIQHDQSLGLLLRSLLKENALSMRKLSSLTGIDTATISRIINGKQQANLHHLKQFAHYLNTPLGALIDPAGATSNHTENELETGIHYSIDKIQEILKSFNIVDTNFTIERVEQELTKYKQYAQTDEGHSMICNNFQTKIEQVGSVGTFIDQLKQMYLEYCNEETSAAKRSILGSALLYFILPTDIIPDYVFPIGYLDDAIAVQLVMNQLTE; from the coding sequence ATGTCTAAGATCCAACATGACCAAAGCCTTGGTTTGTTATTAAGGTCTTTATTAAAGGAAAATGCTTTATCTATGCGGAAACTTAGCTCACTTACGGGGATTGATACGGCAACTATCTCACGGATTATAAACGGAAAGCAGCAAGCAAATCTACACCATTTAAAGCAGTTTGCACACTATTTAAATACTCCTCTTGGAGCATTGATTGACCCTGCTGGAGCTACTTCAAACCATACAGAAAATGAATTAGAAACAGGCATTCATTACTCCATTGATAAAATTCAAGAAATACTTAAATCTTTTAATATAGTGGATACAAACTTTACGATTGAACGTGTAGAACAAGAACTAACAAAATATAAACAATATGCACAGACAGACGAAGGACACAGCATGATTTGTAATAACTTTCAAACCAAAATAGAGCAAGTAGGCAGTGTTGGAACCTTTATTGATCAACTAAAGCAAATGTATCTTGAATACTGTAACGAAGAAACGTCAGCTGCCAAACGCTCTATTTTAGGAAGTGCGCTATTGTATTTTATTTTGCCTACCGATATTATCCCAGACTATGTCTTTCCAATCGGCTATTTAGACGATGCAATAGCTGTACAACTAGTGATGAATCAGCTTACAGAATAA
- a CDS encoding manganese efflux pump has protein sequence MEWLFILGFALSSSIDNFGVGISYGVRKVRIKWLSNLLIAAICFLFSMVGITFGRWISTILPGVFHVIVAVVLLTLIGIRIILLVGSQRNNGIDQLDSKGQVKVHSIGWIESSVLGVALSANALTNGLGAGLLGLSPLAISLTSAFGSFITVWLGVMVGQKAANVQIGKFTLSQCGTLISGITILIVAFTQIF, from the coding sequence ATGGAATGGTTATTCATATTAGGTTTTGCATTATCATCGAGTATAGATAACTTCGGTGTAGGAATATCATACGGAGTTCGAAAGGTAAGGATAAAATGGCTTTCTAATTTACTGATAGCGGCTATTTGTTTCCTCTTTAGCATGGTGGGAATTACGTTTGGTAGGTGGATTTCAACCATCTTACCAGGAGTTTTCCATGTTATTGTAGCCGTCGTATTATTAACGCTAATTGGGATTCGAATTATTTTATTAGTCGGCTCCCAGAGAAATAACGGAATTGATCAATTAGATAGTAAGGGTCAAGTAAAAGTACACTCTATTGGATGGATAGAAAGCAGTGTTTTAGGTGTAGCACTTTCAGCGAATGCACTTACAAACGGTCTAGGAGCTGGTTTGCTTGGGTTATCACCTTTAGCTATTTCGCTTACATCAGCATTTGGCAGTTTTATCACAGTATGGCTAGGGGTAATGGTGGGGCAAAAAGCCGCAAATGTTCAAATTGGGAAATTTACATTGAGTCAATGCGGAACGTTAATAAGCGGAATTACGATTTTAATTGTAGCCTTTACTCAAATATTTTAA
- a CDS encoding WGxxGxxG family protein, which produces MRKKWSVLLCTLALAMMTFILPVNAENNNVDRTNYNDDVNTYNDDVNTRNVTTATDVDDDNDSPWELLGLLGLAGLFGLKRRDDREEKVR; this is translated from the coding sequence ATGCGAAAAAAATGGTCTGTTTTATTATGTACGTTAGCTTTAGCTATGATGACTTTCATCTTGCCGGTTAATGCTGAAAACAATAACGTAGATAGAACAAATTATAATGATGACGTAAATACTTATAATGATGACGTAAATACTCGAAATGTCACTACAGCAACTGATGTGGATGATGACAATGATTCACCTTGGGAATTACTAGGATTACTAGGACTAGCTGGTCTGTTTGGTCTTAAAAGAAGAGATGACCGTGAAGAAAAAGTTCGTTAG
- the glp gene encoding gephyrin-like molybdotransferase Glp produces the protein MLESRTPISIPEAIEKVMTYKRKGSIERVSITESYGRYLGEDIIADQNVPHFNKSLYDGFAVRAQDCVEVSSEHSVEFEVVGEIGAGSVFEEEVKPFQAVRIMTGAQVPHSCDAVVMLEVTKSYEKEGKTYMALSRPASKWEHIALKGEETKKGDVLVSKGTRINPGVTAFLATFGYADVAVVKQPVVGVLTTGSELLDVNEPLEPGKIRNSNSYMALAQIVRSGGIPKYLGKLEDDFDRCYEAVEKALEEVDILLTTGGVSVGDYDYLPAIYEKLGANVLFNKIAMRPGSVTTVAERNGQLLFGLSGNPSACYVGFELFVRPIVRSFLHSPLPHLHKTKAVLNGRFKEPNAFTRMVRGEISDEGGKLVVTPVGMDKSGAISSLAAANALIVLPGGEHGYDKGTEVNVLHLEKEGTSSLWV, from the coding sequence ATGTTAGAAAGCAGAACACCTATTTCAATTCCTGAAGCAATTGAAAAAGTCATGACATATAAAAGAAAAGGCAGCATCGAGCGCGTATCGATCACCGAAAGCTATGGACGCTATTTAGGAGAAGATATTATCGCCGACCAAAACGTTCCTCATTTTAATAAATCGCTTTATGACGGCTTTGCGGTTCGAGCGCAAGACTGCGTAGAAGTCTCAAGTGAACATTCTGTAGAGTTCGAAGTTGTAGGTGAAATCGGCGCTGGCTCTGTTTTTGAAGAAGAAGTAAAGCCGTTTCAAGCGGTGCGCATTATGACAGGAGCGCAAGTGCCTCATTCATGTGATGCGGTTGTGATGCTTGAAGTAACGAAGTCGTATGAAAAAGAAGGCAAAACGTATATGGCGTTAAGCAGGCCAGCTTCAAAGTGGGAGCACATTGCGTTAAAGGGAGAAGAAACAAAAAAAGGAGACGTGCTTGTTTCGAAAGGGACGCGAATCAATCCGGGCGTCACGGCTTTTTTAGCTACGTTTGGCTATGCGGATGTCGCCGTGGTGAAGCAGCCTGTGGTTGGTGTATTAACAACGGGAAGTGAACTGCTTGATGTGAACGAGCCGTTAGAACCAGGAAAAATCCGCAACAGCAATTCTTATATGGCACTTGCGCAAATCGTAAGAAGCGGGGGAATTCCGAAATATTTAGGGAAGCTTGAAGACGATTTTGACCGCTGCTATGAAGCGGTAGAAAAAGCGCTTGAAGAAGTGGATATTTTACTGACAACCGGTGGGGTATCCGTTGGCGACTATGATTATTTGCCGGCTATTTATGAAAAGCTTGGTGCGAACGTGCTGTTTAACAAAATTGCGATGCGACCGGGAAGCGTCACAACAGTCGCAGAACGAAACGGACAGCTGCTGTTTGGACTATCAGGAAATCCTTCTGCTTGCTATGTCGGGTTTGAACTGTTTGTTCGTCCGATTGTTCGCAGTTTTTTACATTCACCACTGCCTCATTTACATAAAACAAAAGCGGTGTTAAACGGACGTTTTAAAGAACCTAATGCTTTTACGCGAATGGTGCGAGGAGAGATTTCAGACGAAGGCGGAAAGCTTGTTGTGACGCCTGTTGGCATGGACAAGTCAGGCGCTATTTCGTCATTAGCTGCAGCAAACGCGCTGATTGTTCTTCCAGGAGGAGAGCATGGATATGATAAAGGAACAGAAGTGAACGTGCTGCATCTTGAAAAAGAAGGTACGAGCTCGCTTTGGGTATAA
- a CDS encoding MEDS domain-containing protein yields the protein MKNQFAQLIQNNESVHIYYNIDDMRSYLDNLASYIVSGIEQERHTLVIESERLIPLIFEKLEGILTEDQLTYIHTINNFDYYCSSGSFQPAIIFEHLSKHLDPFYKNNTAFQIWAHVEWGQQEGIIPILEEFENEADKLVNKGGLHLVCAYDEERVPEVLKLALMKCHPYLILENKIIPSNLYVMTDAV from the coding sequence TTGAAAAATCAGTTTGCTCAATTAATACAGAATAATGAAAGCGTTCATATTTACTATAATATTGACGACATGAGAAGTTACTTAGATAATCTTGCGTCTTATATTGTGTCGGGAATTGAACAGGAGAGGCATACGTTAGTTATAGAAAGTGAAAGATTAATTCCATTAATTTTTGAAAAGTTAGAGGGAATTCTAACTGAAGACCAATTAACATATATACATACTATTAATAATTTTGATTATTACTGTTCAAGTGGAAGCTTTCAGCCTGCCATCATTTTTGAACATCTCTCTAAACACTTAGATCCTTTTTATAAAAACAATACGGCTTTTCAAATATGGGCTCATGTCGAATGGGGACAGCAAGAAGGAATTATACCTATTTTAGAAGAGTTTGAAAATGAAGCCGACAAATTAGTAAATAAAGGCGGATTACATTTAGTATGCGCGTATGATGAAGAGAGAGTACCGGAAGTTCTTAAACTTGCTTTAATGAAGTGTCATCCATACTTAATTTTAGAAAACAAAATTATTCCATCCAATTTATATGTAATGACAGATGCAGTGTAA
- a CDS encoding MogA/MoaB family molybdenum cofactor biosynthesis protein gives MSVHEHKSKATQPVRCKVITVSDTRTKETDKSGALMIQLLKEHDMQIASYEIVKDDQTSIQQAILAGCSDENIDVVLTNGGTGITKRDVTIEAVQALIHKEIVGFGELFRMLSYTEDIGSAAIMSRAIAGTINEKAVFSTPGSSGAVRLAMTKLILPELRHVVWELNRQR, from the coding sequence ATGAGCGTACACGAACATAAATCTAAAGCAACTCAGCCCGTTCGCTGCAAAGTCATTACGGTATCAGACACACGTACGAAAGAAACCGATAAAAGCGGCGCGCTAATGATCCAGCTTCTGAAAGAACACGACATGCAGATCGCTTCCTATGAAATTGTAAAAGACGACCAAACGTCGATTCAACAAGCCATACTTGCTGGCTGCAGTGATGAGAACATTGACGTTGTTCTCACAAACGGCGGGACGGGCATCACAAAACGAGACGTCACCATTGAAGCCGTTCAAGCGCTGATTCATAAAGAAATCGTTGGGTTTGGCGAGCTGTTTCGCATGCTGAGCTACACCGAAGATATTGGCAGCGCTGCGATTATGAGCCGGGCAATTGCCGGGACGATTAACGAAAAAGCCGTTTTTTCTACACCAGGATCAAGCGGTGCGGTTCGTCTAGCGATGACCAAGCTGATTTTGCCTGAACTTCGCCATGTTGTGTGGGAATTAAACCGCCAGCGCTGA
- a CDS encoding DUF3973 domain-containing protein, with amino-acid sequence MYYCVTCCRLQNENLIKSKLFENGVYIDPFVGEKIPLGMCAHRCNHESCKRCEKEQIIKKIVPKKLSKLKKAIEYLPAHRHDSEKVPFSQ; translated from the coding sequence ATGTACTATTGCGTTACTTGCTGCAGATTGCAAAATGAAAATCTTATTAAGAGTAAGCTGTTTGAAAATGGAGTCTATATAGATCCATTTGTAGGAGAGAAAATCCCTTTAGGTATGTGTGCACATAGATGCAACCACGAGTCATGCAAACGATGTGAAAAAGAACAAATCATCAAAAAGATTGTGCCAAAGAAATTATCTAAATTAAAGAAAGCCATAGAATATTTACCTGCTCATCGTCATGATTCAGAAAAAGTTCCGTTTTCACAATAA
- a CDS encoding YfiT family bacillithiol transferase: protein MFNQYPIGKFTVKENIQKEDIQGWIHDIGDAPKQLADAVEGLTKEQLATPYREGGWKLSQVVHHLADSHMNAYTRFKLGLTEQAPTIKAYDEVAWSTLPDNDLPIEVSLQLFSALHKRLHKLLNSLDEKDLKKMIHHPENGEVTIEQLIATYAWHGKHHVAHITTLRNQRGW, encoded by the coding sequence ATGTTTAATCAATATCCTATTGGGAAATTTACCGTGAAAGAAAATATTCAGAAAGAAGATATTCAAGGGTGGATTCATGACATTGGAGATGCACCAAAGCAATTAGCTGATGCTGTAGAAGGACTGACCAAAGAACAATTAGCTACGCCTTATCGAGAAGGCGGTTGGAAATTAAGTCAAGTTGTCCATCATTTAGCTGACTCCCATATGAATGCTTATACTCGTTTTAAATTAGGGTTAACAGAGCAAGCGCCTACTATTAAAGCATATGATGAAGTGGCTTGGTCAACTTTGCCTGATAATGATTTACCTATAGAAGTTTCTCTCCAACTTTTTTCAGCTTTACATAAGCGGCTTCATAAATTGTTAAACTCCCTTGATGAAAAAGATTTGAAGAAAATGATCCACCATCCTGAAAACGGGGAAGTGACGATTGAGCAATTAATAGCTACTTACGCTTGGCATGGAAAGCATCACGTTGCTCATATTACGACATTAAGAAATCAAAGAGGTTGGTAG
- a CDS encoding IS3 family transposase: MGAVSTYKKFKVINEMVKAGKKFAICLLCEIAEVSRSGYYKWLKRQISPSEKQREDEELKQKIKRCHQKFRGIYGYRRIQIWLKAVYDLHVNHKRIQRLMREMKIQAVIRKKRRYYGRKEAFVMSDNHLNREFQASQPNEKWVTDITYLLFNGQTLYLSAIKDLYNNEIVAYEISRRNDLKLVIDTLEKAIKHRNVKGILLHSDQGIQYTSRTYHQLLEKYQIKVSMSRKGNCWDNACIESFFSHFKSECFHLHTFQTASEVKDAVHQYIHFYNHERFQKKLNNLSPYQYRTQAA; the protein is encoded by the coding sequence ATGGGGGCAGTATCAACCTATAAAAAATTTAAAGTCATTAACGAAATGGTAAAGGCAGGGAAAAAATTTGCGATTTGTCTATTATGTGAGATCGCAGAAGTATCAAGAAGTGGCTATTATAAGTGGTTAAAGCGACAGATCTCTCCTTCTGAAAAACAACGTGAAGATGAAGAACTTAAACAAAAAATAAAGAGATGTCATCAGAAATTCAGAGGGATTTATGGATATAGAAGAATACAAATATGGTTAAAGGCAGTGTATGACTTACATGTAAACCACAAGCGTATACAACGTTTGATGAGAGAGATGAAGATTCAAGCAGTGATCAGGAAGAAGCGTCGCTATTACGGAAGAAAAGAAGCCTTTGTTATGTCAGATAACCATCTCAATAGAGAGTTTCAGGCTTCACAGCCTAATGAAAAATGGGTCACAGACATTACTTATTTACTTTTCAATGGACAGACTTTATATTTATCTGCCATTAAAGATTTATACAACAATGAAATTGTTGCGTATGAAATAAGTCGAAGAAATGATCTTAAATTGGTCATAGATACGCTAGAGAAAGCAATAAAACACCGAAATGTAAAAGGCATCCTCTTACATAGTGATCAAGGAATCCAATATACATCCCGTACTTATCATCAATTACTAGAGAAATACCAAATAAAAGTGAGTATGTCTAGGAAAGGGAACTGTTGGGATAATGCTTGTATAGAGAGTTTCTTTAGCCATTTTAAATCAGAGTGTTTTCACCTTCATACTTTCCAAACAGCCAGTGAAGTGAAGGATGCAGTCCACCAATACATACATTTTTATAATCACGAACGCTTCCAAAAAAAATTAAATAACCTGAGTCCTTATCAGTATAGAACTCAGGCTGCATAG
- a CDS encoding sulfite oxidase-like oxidoreductase, translating to MNKADRIKRMKTPEIDPKYEGRVPPGQVVTERFPILHEGDVPEYNLEEWTLRVFGLVNKEVTLSYQDILDMPQITVKCDIHCVTRWTRLDNEFTGVLFTDFLKAVGVELKSKYIMLHGDNDYTSNIEVKDLLRDDILLAHSFNGEPLTAKHGYPLRLVVPHLYFWKSVKWLRGFEAIDENHPGFWEQNGFHLRGDPFKEERFSGEDLGIPEDEWVHKDYD from the coding sequence TTGAACAAAGCAGACCGTATTAAACGAATGAAAACACCGGAAATTGATCCAAAGTATGAAGGACGAGTGCCTCCGGGTCAGGTAGTAACGGAGCGCTTTCCGATTTTACATGAAGGCGACGTGCCGGAGTATAACTTAGAGGAGTGGACGCTTCGAGTGTTTGGATTAGTAAACAAAGAAGTGACGCTTTCGTATCAAGATATATTGGACATGCCGCAAATAACGGTGAAATGTGATATTCACTGCGTAACGAGATGGACAAGGCTTGATAATGAATTTACGGGCGTGCTGTTTACAGACTTTTTAAAAGCAGTTGGCGTGGAGTTAAAAAGTAAATACATCATGCTGCATGGAGATAATGACTATACGTCAAACATTGAAGTAAAAGATTTACTGAGAGACGATATTCTTCTCGCTCATTCCTTTAACGGAGAGCCGCTTACAGCTAAGCACGGATATCCGCTGCGATTGGTTGTTCCGCATTTGTACTTTTGGAAAAGTGTTAAATGGCTTCGAGGCTTTGAAGCTATTGATGAAAATCATCCTGGCTTTTGGGAGCAAAACGGCTTTCATCTTAGAGGAGATCCGTTTAAAGAAGAGCGTTTTTCTGGAGAAGATTTAGGTATTCCAGAAGATGAGTGGGTACATAAAGACTATGATTAA
- a CDS encoding AraC family transcriptional regulator, with translation MDLLRNMNRALHYIEENLTNDIDFREVARLALCSEYHFKRMFSFLAGITLSEYIRRRRLTLAAFELKDSNIKVIDVAIKYNYSSPDSFTRAFQNLHGITPSEAKKNGSSLKAFPKMTFQLSIKGGNEMNYRIEEKEAFHIVGIKERVPIIFHGVNPKIAAMWESLNDETVRKLKELSNVTPLGLLSASLNFSEGRMEEKGQLDHYIGVATTKDCPDDLVQLEVPAGIWAVFEAVGPFPETLQNVWGRIYSEWFPSSNYEQVEGPEILWNEHKNVTSPTFKSEIWIPVLKK, from the coding sequence ATGGATTTGCTTAGAAATATGAATAGAGCTTTACACTATATTGAGGAGAATTTAACGAATGATATCGACTTTAGAGAAGTAGCAAGGCTGGCTCTTTGCTCTGAGTATCACTTTAAAAGAATGTTTTCTTTTCTTGCAGGTATTACTTTATCAGAATATATTCGCCGAAGACGACTTACACTTGCAGCATTTGAACTTAAAGATAGTAACATTAAAGTCATTGATGTTGCGATCAAGTACAATTATAGCTCACCGGATTCGTTTACAAGGGCTTTTCAAAATCTACACGGTATAACTCCTTCGGAAGCTAAAAAAAATGGGAGTTCACTTAAAGCATTTCCAAAAATGACCTTTCAGTTATCAATTAAAGGAGGAAATGAAATGAATTATCGAATTGAGGAAAAAGAGGCCTTTCATATAGTTGGTATTAAAGAAAGAGTTCCTATCATTTTTCATGGAGTTAACCCAAAGATTGCTGCTATGTGGGAAAGCTTAAACGATGAAACAGTACGTAAATTAAAAGAACTTTCTAATGTTACACCATTGGGTTTGCTTAGTGCATCTCTGAACTTTTCTGAAGGGAGAATGGAGGAAAAAGGACAGCTGGACCATTATATCGGTGTAGCTACAACTAAGGATTGTCCCGATGATTTAGTACAACTTGAAGTGCCAGCTGGAATATGGGCTGTATTCGAAGCAGTCGGACCATTTCCTGAGACATTACAAAATGTATGGGGACGAATTTATTCAGAATGGTTTCCATCCTCAAATTATGAACAAGTAGAAGGGCCGGAAATATTATGGAATGAACATAAAAATGTAACGTCGCCAACCTTTAAAAGTGAAATATGGATACCGGTGTTAAAAAAGTAA
- the moaC gene encoding cyclic pyranopterin monophosphate synthase MoaC, whose translation MSSFTHFNDQGRANMVDISEKSITRRVATARSSILVNKEIHEAIVEHKIGKGDVLAVAQVAGIMAAKRTSDIIPMCHPLLLKGVNLSFDWDTSNDQYRLLIEATVKTEGSTGVEMEALTAASACALTVYDMCKAIDKGMIIGETYLLEKSGGKNGDYKRMES comes from the coding sequence ATGTCTTCTTTTACACATTTTAATGATCAAGGCCGTGCCAACATGGTCGATATTAGCGAAAAATCTATTACGCGCCGCGTCGCAACAGCTCGTTCAAGCATACTTGTTAACAAAGAAATTCACGAAGCCATTGTAGAACATAAAATTGGAAAAGGCGACGTCCTTGCTGTCGCACAAGTAGCGGGAATCATGGCAGCAAAACGCACGTCTGACATTATTCCGATGTGTCATCCTCTTTTATTAAAAGGCGTAAACCTTTCATTTGACTGGGATACAAGTAATGATCAGTACCGTTTATTAATAGAAGCAACGGTTAAAACGGAAGGCTCAACGGGCGTTGAAATGGAAGCTTTAACCGCTGCTTCTGCCTGCGCTCTAACCGTTTATGATATGTGCAAAGCCATTGATAAAGGCATGATTATCGGCGAAACGTATCTGCTTGAAAAATCTGGCGGCAAAAACGGTGACTATAAACGCATGGAATCATAA
- a CDS encoding helix-turn-helix domain-containing protein, whose product MGKKKRTFDIGFKKKVVDLYLEGRLGCKAVGKEFGINHTTVLRWVRHYEAEGLKGLEEKRGKSKEPNKEKSVSHLESSETKIKRLEAENEMLKKLLQM is encoded by the coding sequence ATGGGGAAAAAGAAGAGAACATTTGACATTGGTTTTAAGAAAAAAGTAGTCGATTTGTATCTTGAGGGGCGACTCGGCTGTAAAGCAGTTGGGAAAGAATTTGGGATTAATCATACAACGGTTTTACGTTGGGTTCGACATTATGAAGCCGAAGGCCTGAAAGGCCTTGAGGAAAAGCGAGGAAAGTCGAAAGAGCCTAATAAAGAGAAATCTGTCTCTCATTTGGAAAGTTCAGAGACTAAAATCAAGCGATTGGAAGCTGAGAATGAAATGCTAAAAAAGCTCTTACAGATGTAA
- a CDS encoding SPW repeat protein, which translates to MKIRGIINAIIGIWFVIAPWMLGFSYDRGATSASIVFGILQVITSLLGANKPGWNSWQNWIPLISGLWFVLFPFIYSLTGEVLWSSIILGLMTGLFSLWSLNSKLKLKAVS; encoded by the coding sequence GTGAAAATAAGAGGTATTATTAACGCTATAATCGGTATTTGGTTTGTTATTGCCCCGTGGATGCTTGGTTTTTCATACGATAGAGGAGCTACTTCAGCAAGTATTGTATTTGGAATTCTCCAAGTCATCACATCTCTTTTAGGAGCGAATAAACCAGGATGGAATTCATGGCAAAACTGGATTCCCCTTATTAGCGGATTATGGTTTGTTCTTTTTCCTTTTATTTATTCATTAACAGGTGAGGTACTTTGGTCTAGCATTATACTTGGGTTAATGACCGGGCTATTTAGCTTATGGAGCTTGAACTCTAAATTAAAACTAAAAGCTGTAAGTTAA